The following proteins are co-located in the Spea bombifrons isolate aSpeBom1 chromosome 3, aSpeBom1.2.pri, whole genome shotgun sequence genome:
- the RPL22L1 gene encoding 60S ribosomal protein L22-like 1, with amino-acid sequence MAPLKDKKSKKIISRFTLDLTHPVEDGIFDSANFEQFLKEKVKVNGKTGNLGNIVHIERLKNKITVVSEKQFSKRYLKYLTKKYLKKNNLRDWLRVVASDKETYELRYFQISQDEESESEE; translated from the exons ATGGCTCCA CTAAAAGACAAGAAGTCCAAAAAAATCATTAGCAGGTTCACCCTGGATCTGACGCATCCGGTGGAAGATGGGATCTTTGATTCTGCCAACTTT GAACAGTTTCTTAAAGAAAAGGTGAAGGTCAATGGAAAAACCGGAAACCTTGGGAACATTGTTCATATTGAACGCTTAAAGAACAAAATTACCGTTGTCTCCGAGAAACAGTTTTCTAAGAG gtACCTGAAGTATCTTACAAAGAAATACCTGAAGAAGAATAACTTGCGCGACTGGCTACGTGTGGTTGCATCCGACAAAGAGACTTACGAGCTCAGATACTTCCAGATCAGCCAGGATGAGGAGTCTGAATCAGAAGAATga